From Lycium ferocissimum isolate CSIRO_LF1 chromosome 12, AGI_CSIRO_Lferr_CH_V1, whole genome shotgun sequence, one genomic window encodes:
- the LOC132040297 gene encoding uncharacterized protein LOC132040297, with amino-acid sequence MFGVVKEVNNKDSLKAVLFEGVKEVNFVLTLSYFENEVALCEAQMENWKPNLTIAESKERHYSQEYGYYKVMKDVTNLRRGAEETRFNFLGKKNPTKSLDRGKKFA; translated from the exons ATGTTTGGAGTAGTCAAGGAAGTGAATAACAAAGACAGTTTGAAGGCAGTATTGTTTGAAGGAGTCAAGGAAGTAAATTTTGTTCT AACACTTTCATACTTTGAAAATGAAGTCGCTCTTTGTGAAGCACAAATGGAAAACTGGAAACCAAACTTGACAATTGCGGAGTCGAAAGAGCGGCACTATTCGCAAGAGTATGGTTATTATAAG GTGATGAAGGACGTCACAAACTTGAGAAGAGGGGCAGAAGAAACAAGATTCAATTTTTTGGGTAAGAAGAATCCAACCAAATCCCTTGATAGAGGTAAGAAGTTTGCATAG